One stretch of Lemur catta isolate mLemCat1 chromosome 2, mLemCat1.pri, whole genome shotgun sequence DNA includes these proteins:
- the PRRT1 gene encoding proline-rich transmembrane protein 1 isoform X2: MSSEKSGLPDSVPHTSPPPYNAPQPPAEPPAPPPQAAPSSHHHHHHHYHQSGTATLPRLGAGGLASSAATAQRGPSSSATLPRPPHHAPPGPAAGAPPPGCATLPRMPPDPYLQETRFEGPLPPPPPAAAAPPPPAPAQTAQTPGFVVPTHTGAVGTLPLGGYVAPGYPLQLQPCTAYVPVYPVGTPYAGGTPGGTGVTSTLPPPPQGPGLALLEPRRPPHDYMPIAVLTTICCFWPTGIIAIFKAVQVRTALARGDMVSAEIASREARNFSFISLAVGIAAMVLCTILTVVIIIAAQHHENYWDP; the protein is encoded by the exons ATGTCATCCGAAAAGTCAg GACTCCCAGACTCAGTCCCTCACACTTCTCCACCACCCTACAATGCCCCTCAGCCCCCGGCCgaacccccagccccacccccacaggcagCCCCTTCCTcgcaccatcaccaccaccaccactaccaccagtCTGGCACTGCCACCCTCCCGCGCTTAGGGGCAGGTGGCCTGGCCTCTTCCGCAGCCACCGCTCAGCGTGGTCCCTCATCCTCCGCCACGCTGCCGCGGCCCCCCCACCACGCCCCGCCCGGCCCTGCCGCTGGGGCGCCCCCACCCGGCTGCGCTACCTTGCCCCGCATGCCACCCGACCCTTACCTGCAGGAGACTCGCTTCGAGGGCCCACTTCCCCCGCCGCCGccagccgccgccgccccgcccccgccggcgcCGGCCCAGACTGCACAGACCCCCGGCTTCGTGGTGCCCACGCACACGGGGGCGGTGGGCACGCTGCCGCTGGGGGGCTACGTAGCGCCCGGATACCCCCTGCAGCTGCAGCCCTGCACTGCTTACGTGCCGGTCTACCCGGTGGGCACG CCCTATGCAGGCGGAACTCCGGGGGGGACGGGAGTGACCTCGACTCTCCCGCCGCCGCcacagggcccagggctggcccTACTGGAGCCGAGGCGCCCACCGCACGACTACATGCCGATCGCGGTGCTGACCACCATCTGCTGCTTCTGGCCTACGGGCATCATCGCCATCTTCAAGGCAGTGCAG GTGCGCACGGCCTTGGCCCGCGGAGACATGGTGTCGGCCGAGATAGCTTCCCGCGAGGCCCGGAACTTCTCCTTCATCTCCCTGGCCGTGGGCATCGCGGCCATGGTGCTCTGTACCATCCTCACCGTAGTCATCATCATCGCCGCGCAGCACCACGAGAACTACTGGGATCCCTAA
- the PRRT1 gene encoding proline-rich transmembrane protein 1 isoform X3 — MILTSCRKMRKAKLPSSLHLCAAAVCAIRHPDSGASRAPLPPDSGCRDPVPARPQACHPKSQETRFEGPLPPPPPAAAAPPPPAPAQTAQTPGFVVPTHTGAVGTLPLGGYVAPGYPLQLQPCTAYVPVYPVGTPYAGGTPGGTGVTSTLPPPPQGPGLALLEPRRPPHDYMPIAVLTTICCFWPTGIIAIFKAVQVRTALARGDMVSAEIASREARNFSFISLAVGIAAMVLCTILTVVIIIAAQHHENYWDP; from the exons ATGATCCTGACATCTtgcaggaaaatgagaaaagctAAG CTGCCTTCATCTCTCCATCTCTGCGCTGCTGCCGTCTGCGCCATCCGGCACCCAGACTCCGGAGCCAGCCGggcccccctcccccccgacTCCGGCTGCAGGGACCCTGTCCCAGCGAGACCGCAGGCATGTCATCCGAAAAGTCAg GAGACTCGCTTCGAGGGCCCACTTCCCCCGCCGCCGccagccgccgccgccccgcccccgccggcgcCGGCCCAGACTGCACAGACCCCCGGCTTCGTGGTGCCCACGCACACGGGGGCGGTGGGCACGCTGCCGCTGGGGGGCTACGTAGCGCCCGGATACCCCCTGCAGCTGCAGCCCTGCACTGCTTACGTGCCGGTCTACCCGGTGGGCACG CCCTATGCAGGCGGAACTCCGGGGGGGACGGGAGTGACCTCGACTCTCCCGCCGCCGCcacagggcccagggctggcccTACTGGAGCCGAGGCGCCCACCGCACGACTACATGCCGATCGCGGTGCTGACCACCATCTGCTGCTTCTGGCCTACGGGCATCATCGCCATCTTCAAGGCAGTGCAG GTGCGCACGGCCTTGGCCCGCGGAGACATGGTGTCGGCCGAGATAGCTTCCCGCGAGGCCCGGAACTTCTCCTTCATCTCCCTGGCCGTGGGCATCGCGGCCATGGTGCTCTGTACCATCCTCACCGTAGTCATCATCATCGCCGCGCAGCACCACGAGAACTACTGGGATCCCTAA
- the PRRT1 gene encoding proline-rich transmembrane protein 1 isoform X1, producing the protein MPGCLHLSISALLPSAPSGTQTPEPAGPPSPPTPAAGTLSQRDRRHVIRKVRTPRLSPSHFSTTLQCPSAPGRTPSPTPTGSPFLAPSPPPPLPPVWHCHPPALRGRWPGLFRSHRSAWSLILRHAAAAPPPRPARPCRWGAPTRLRYLAPHATRPLPAGDSLRGPTSPAAASRRRPAPAGAGPDCTDPRLRGAHAHGGGGHAAAGGLRSARIPPAAAALHCLRAGLPGGHALCRRNSGGDGSDLDSPAAATGPRAGPTGAEAPTARLHADRGADHHLLLLAYGHHRHLQGSAGAHGLGPRRHGVGRDSFPRGPELLLHLPGRGHRGHGALYHPHRSHHHRRAAPRELLGSLKTPPARPHPPPLDLPGAFCSLTADPVGALHTGLWGRRTSPLLKLRLQGTSHLSSKLRIQFLRNPSKAHTPRDAAFWDPGQTLGPQLLQAPTPSKYSETSRAPSLWSSKTRRLYRLRPNPDKPRLQVGRLRLLLVSAG; encoded by the exons ATGCCGGg CTGCCTTCATCTCTCCATCTCTGCGCTGCTGCCGTCTGCGCCATCCGGCACCCAGACTCCGGAGCCAGCCGggcccccctcccccccgacTCCGGCTGCAGGGACCCTGTCCCAGCGAGACCGCAGGCATGTCATCCGAAAAGTCAg GACTCCCAGACTCAGTCCCTCACACTTCTCCACCACCCTACAATGCCCCTCAGCCCCCGGCCgaacccccagccccacccccacaggcagCCCCTTCCTcgcaccatcaccaccaccaccactaccaccagtCTGGCACTGCCACCCTCCCGCGCTTAGGGGCAGGTGGCCTGGCCTCTTCCGCAGCCACCGCTCAGCGTGGTCCCTCATCCTCCGCCACGCTGCCGCGGCCCCCCCACCACGCCCCGCCCGGCCCTGCCGCTGGGGCGCCCCCACCCGGCTGCGCTACCTTGCCCCGCATGCCACCCGACCCTTACCTGCAGGAGACTCGCTTCGAGGGCCCACTTCCCCCGCCGCCGccagccgccgccgccccgcccccgccggcgcCGGCCCAGACTGCACAGACCCCCGGCTTCGTGGTGCCCACGCACACGGGGGCGGTGGGCACGCTGCCGCTGGGGGGCTACGTAGCGCCCGGATACCCCCTGCAGCTGCAGCCCTGCACTGCTTACGTGCCGGTCTACCCGGTGGGCACG CCCTATGCAGGCGGAACTCCGGGGGGGACGGGAGTGACCTCGACTCTCCCGCCGCCGCcacagggcccagggctggcccTACTGGAGCCGAGGCGCCCACCGCACGACTACATGCCGATCGCGGTGCTGACCACCATCTGCTGCTTCTGGCCTACGGGCATCATCGCCATCTTCAAGGCAGTGCAG GTGCGCACGGCCTTGGCCCGCGGAGACATGGTGTCGGCCGAGATAGCTTCCCGCGAGGCCCGGAACTTCTCCTTCATCTCCCTGGCCGTGGGCATCGCGGCCATGGTGCTCTGTACCATCCTCACCGTAGTCATCATCATCGCCGCGCAGCACCACGAGAACTACTGGGATCCCTAAAAacgcccccagcccggccccaccCTCCGCCCCTCGACCTCCCGGGCGCGTTCTGCAGTCTTACCGCAGACCCGGTGGGTGCCCTGCACACCGGCCTCTGGGGCCGTCGGACTTCGCCTCTTCTTAAACTCCGCCTCCAGGGAACCTCTCACCTTTCGAGCAAGCTCCGAATTCAGTTCCTCAGGAACCCCTCTAAAGCCCACACCCCTAGAGACGCCGCTTTTTGGGATCCCGGCCAAACGCTAGGCCCTCAGTTGCTCCAGGCTCCCACCCCTTCAAAGTACAGCGAAACAAGCCGAGCACCCTCGCTCTGGTCCTCAAAGACCCGCCGCCTCTATAGGCTCCGCCCCAACCCTGACAAACCCCGCCTCCAGGTCGGCAGGCTCCGCCTTCTTCTCGTCTCCGCGGGGTGA